A DNA window from Solanum lycopersicum chromosome 3, SLM_r2.1 contains the following coding sequences:
- the LOC138347686 gene encoding uncharacterized mitochondrial protein AtMg00810-like — protein sequence MEPKTYKGITSHRFYSECSLLLIIHTKKGEDLVIVIVYVDYLLITGSKTQLITKVKACLHRQFKLKDLCELKFLLGIEVLRSSEGTILNQRKYILELIVDAGLTGAKPASTPMEYNLRLTSVEHDQANGYTADVVLHDITPYQRLVGKLLYATITRPDISYAVQTLSQFMQSPKKSHMEAATRVIRYLKGSVGQGVWLHSEPANILTCWCYSDWAACPNTRRSITRYVIKFGESLVSWKSKQSVSRSSAEAEYKSMASTVSKITWLLSLFKELGVDVQLPIIIFSDSKSAIQLADNPVLHERTKHIEIDCHFIPDRIKAGEVDTAYVHTQQQLADILTKRLSQVQHVHLLGKLREINVMYSSA from the coding sequence ATGGAACCTAAAACTTACAAAGGCATTACAAGCCATAGGTTTTACTCAGAGTGCTCATTATTACTCATTATTCACACTAAAAAAGGGGAAGATCTTGTCATTGTTATAGTCTATGTAGATTATCTATTGATCACaggaagtaaaacacaattgaTTACAAAAGTTAAGGCATGTCTACACAGACAGTTCAAATTGAAGGATCTATGTGAACTTAAGTTCTTGTTAGGCATTGAAGTATTGAGGTCCTCTGAAGGAACTATTTTGAATCAAAGGAAATATATATTGGAACTTATTGTTGATGCAGGCCTGACCGGTGCCAAACCTGCATCCACACCAATGGAGTACAATTTGAGATTGACTTCAGTAGAGCATGATCAAGCAAATGGCTACACTGCAGACGTTGTGCTGCATGACATTACTCCATATCAAAGATTGGTTGGTAAATTGTTGTATGCTACTATCACTAGACCAGATATAAGTTATGCAGTGCAAACACTCAGCCAGTTCATGCAATCTCCCAAGAAATCACATATGGAAGCAGCTACTAGAGTGATTAGATATTTGAAAGGATCAGTTGGTCAAGGTGTTTGGCTACATTCTGAACCTGCTAACATACTTACTTGTTGGTGTTATTCTGATTGGGCTGCTTGTCCTAACACAAGAAGATCCATCACAAGATATGTCATTAAGTTTGGAGAGTCCTTAGTTTCTTGGAAATCAAAACAATCCGTTTCAAGAAGCTCAGCTGAAGCTGAGTACAAAAGTATGGCTTCAACAGTCTCAAAAATCACATGGCTTCTAAGCTTGTTCAAAGAATTAGGAGTGGATGTTCAGTTACCTATTATTATCTTCAGTGACAGCAAATCAGCTATACAGTTAGCAGATAATCCAGTGTTACatgaaagaacaaaacacattgagATAGATTGTCATTTTATCCCGGATAGGATTAAAGCAGGCGAGGTTGACACTGCTTATGTACATACACAACAACAACTTGCAGACATATTGACAAAAAGATTGAGTCAAGTTCAACATGTGCATCTTTTAGGCAAGCTTAGAGAGATCAATGTTATGTACTCATCAGCTTGA